TATTCACTTGCCAGTCCGGTTGACGGGAGTCCATGCTTTTAACAATGGCTCGAGCTAAACTATGCTCAGATTTCTGCTCGATTTTAGCAATCTTGGTTAGCCATTCTTCTACCACCAGGCCTGGTGCCCAGCTTTCATCAACCCAACTCATTTGACCTTTTGTGAGGGTGCCGGTTTTATCAAACACAAAATGATCCACCTCATTTAGCATCTCCAACACTACACTATTTTTGACTAATATGCCGTTTCGGGCAGACACGCCAGCCGCCACTGCCATCGCCATAGGCGTGGCCAGACCAAGCGCACAAGGACAGGTGATAATCAGCACCGCTGTACCGGCCATAATGGCGGTTTCTACATCCGCTTTCCACCACCAAAACATAAAGGCCAATGTGGCTAAAGTCAGTGTCGCACTCACAAACCAAGGCATAATTTTCTCAGCGGTACACTGAATGGTGGCTTTTGACCCTTGCGCATCCTCGACCAAATGAATAATACGAGCCAAACGCGTGTTATCGAGCGTAGCCTCGACTGAAATGGCCAAAGAGCCATCAAGATTAATTGTGCCGGCCGACACGTTATGACCAATCTGCTTAAACACTTCGCGTGACTCGCCACTAAGCATGGATTCATTCACCTGACTTTCGCCTTCCACTACTTGGCCATCAACTGGAATTTTATCGCCAGGCTTAACCCAAACCCGATCCCCTGCTTTCAGCAAGCGAACCGGTACAACCTGTTCAACCCCATTAATATATTGGCGCGCCATTTTAGGTTGAAGCTCCATTAAACGCCGGGTGGAATCTAATGCTTTATTTTTGGAAATGGCTTCTAAATATCGTCCAATTAAGAGTAGAAACGTTAGATCGATGACGGTCGCAAAAAAAGCTTGCCCTACATGGTCAGGTTGTAACATCACCCAAGTTGAATAACCGTAGGTAATCAGTAGGCCTAAGCTTATCGATACATCCATTCCCACCGTCTTGGCTTTAAGACTTTGGAATGCGCCTTTTAAGAAAGGCTGGGCCGAATAAACAAGGGTCGCACTGGCCAATAAAAACAGTACGAAGTAAAAATAGGATCGGTACTCAGCATCGTCATTAGCACCGGTGTAGAGCGCGACCGAAAACCACATCGCGTTCATCACCGCAAAACCAGCAAAACCTAACCGATACAATAAATCACGATTCGCTTTGCGGTACGCTTGTTCACTTTCTTCGGCATCATATGGACGCGCATCGTAACCAATCTGGTTAAGGCGCTGCAAAATTTCTGAAAGTTGGATTTTTGAATTGTCCCAACGGACTTTGATTTGTTTGTTAGTGAAATTAACGTTGGCATACAGAATGCCGTCAATTTTTGCTAGGCTGTGTTCAATTAACCAAATGCAAGCCGCGCAATGAATGGCATCCGACATAAGTGTAATCTGACGTACTTGACCTAAATTTTTAACAAACTGAGACTGTACTTCGTCATAATCAAAAAAGTCGGACGCCTGGCTAAGTTGCTTAGGCGCAACTGGCCGCTGAGTATCCGGTGAAAGCTTGTAAAAACTTTCTAGACCCGAGCTATGAATCACTTCACATACAGAAGCACAACCATGACAACAAAAGGAACGGTCGTGACCTTTAATGACTTTGTCGACCCGTTCGTTCTGTGTAATTTCCTGGCCACAATGGTAGCACTGACTCATTGATTACTCAGGGTCTTTAACCATAAACGATTGGCCAATACTGTATTTTTTATCGCCTTTTACCACTTCAATTATAAAGTCCCATTTGCCTTTTAAGGGTAAGGCAAATTCAGACGCATAATGACCTTTGGTTTCCAATTGGGTTAACTCAACTGAGCCGTCAAGATTACGGTCGGATGGGCGATAATAATAGAGTGTGGCCGAATCCACATCAAAATGAGTATGATCTTTATCCAGTACTTCTAGTGCGATTCGATCCGGTTTACCTTCTATTAATTCAGGCATATCGACTTTTAACTGCCAGCCTAACTTTTCCA
The Thiomicrospira pelophila DSM 1534 genome window above contains:
- a CDS encoding heavy metal translocating P-type ATPase, whose amino-acid sequence is MSQCYHCGQEITQNERVDKVIKGHDRSFCCHGCASVCEVIHSSGLESFYKLSPDTQRPVAPKQLSQASDFFDYDEVQSQFVKNLGQVRQITLMSDAIHCAACIWLIEHSLAKIDGILYANVNFTNKQIKVRWDNSKIQLSEILQRLNQIGYDARPYDAEESEQAYRKANRDLLYRLGFAGFAVMNAMWFSVALYTGANDDAEYRSYFYFVLFLLASATLVYSAQPFLKGAFQSLKAKTVGMDVSISLGLLITYGYSTWVMLQPDHVGQAFFATVIDLTFLLLIGRYLEAISKNKALDSTRRLMELQPKMARQYINGVEQVVPVRLLKAGDRVWVKPGDKIPVDGQVVEGESQVNESMLSGESREVFKQIGHNVSAGTINLDGSLAISVEATLDNTRLARIIHLVEDAQGSKATIQCTAEKIMPWFVSATLTLATLAFMFWWWKADVETAIMAGTAVLIITCPCALGLATPMAMAVAAGVSARNGILVKNSVVLEMLNEVDHFVFDKTGTLTKGQMSWVDESWAPGLVVEEWLTKIAKIEQKSEHSLARAIVKSMDSRQPDWQVNKLMIDEFKAEPGRGVSAKINQDQVRIGTGIWLKQFNINLPDEMLTAEQEQAKLGRSSVWVANNQNVIGVLFIEDELREDAKALIERLQARGKQVTLLSGDRQQVANAVAHQLGGMNVMAEVLPEDKSQVIADLQKQGQKVAMVGDGINDAPALSRANVGFALGGGTDVSMDSADIILLNNELLSINTSLALSDRTLKTVKQNIGLSITYNIIMVPLAMAAMLTPLIASITMPLSSLAVILNAMRIRGFFKKPISRKVTRG
- a CDS encoding FixH family protein translates to MQEQKKDTRDWSVAWKNPLVIFWVAILLTVLMVNFFMVSMAVVTNPGLVIDDFYERGKNHAAVLAERQQMEKLGWQLKVDMPELIEGKPDRIALEVLDKDHTHFDVDSATLYYYRPSDRNLDGSVELTQLETKGHYASEFALPLKGKWDFIIEVVKGDKKYSIGQSFMVKDPE